From Paenibacillus sp. GP183, one genomic window encodes:
- a CDS encoding glycosyltransferase family 4 protein, producing the protein MKLAYVFNRQLPSPAIRGGAIQLLIDGVLPYLSEKHQITIISITDPTLPQKEKRDAVEYIRLSPKSYFKEVAKIISNENFDLIHVLNRPDQVPALKEAAPQSQFVLSLHNERFSEKSISRNLAKKSIKSVQKIITISNYLNKTVKSRFPEAEKKLVTVYSGVNLSDYIPRWDPRAHVLRNEFRMKYRIDPDQRVIFFAGRLIEKKGPHLLIKAMDTVLQKHKNAVLVISGGRFYSDDRMTDYIRSLYKMAKPLKKKVIFTKYIPAQEIPYYYLMADVFVCSSQWNEPAGRIHYEAMAAGVPIITTHRGGIPEIIKDGYNGLVLRDFQNPKAFAKAIDLVLSRPEEADRLSWNGRATVESHFQYAQTAEQWEEIYTNIVRKGENIG; encoded by the coding sequence ATGAAACTGGCGTACGTTTTTAACCGGCAATTGCCGAGTCCAGCCATTAGGGGGGGAGCGATCCAACTTCTGATAGACGGGGTGCTGCCGTATCTCAGTGAAAAACATCAAATCACGATTATTTCTATTACAGACCCGACACTCCCGCAAAAGGAAAAACGGGATGCAGTAGAATACATTCGCCTATCCCCCAAATCATATTTTAAAGAAGTCGCAAAGATCATTTCTAACGAAAATTTTGACTTGATTCATGTGCTAAATCGTCCTGATCAAGTTCCCGCATTGAAAGAGGCGGCACCACAAAGCCAATTCGTTCTTAGTCTTCATAATGAACGTTTTTCGGAGAAATCAATCTCTAGAAATCTGGCAAAAAAGTCAATTAAATCCGTTCAAAAGATTATTACAATCAGCAATTATTTGAATAAAACCGTAAAGAGTCGATTCCCCGAAGCTGAGAAAAAATTAGTAACTGTTTATTCCGGAGTCAATTTAAGTGATTATATACCTCGTTGGGATCCAAGAGCACATGTTCTTCGAAATGAGTTTAGAATGAAGTATAGGATTGATCCGGACCAAAGAGTTATTTTTTTTGCAGGCAGGCTTATCGAGAAGAAAGGTCCCCATTTATTAATTAAGGCTATGGATACCGTGCTCCAAAAGCATAAAAATGCTGTGCTTGTTATATCAGGCGGAAGATTTTACAGTGACGATCGAATGACAGACTACATTCGCTCTCTTTATAAGATGGCGAAGCCCCTAAAGAAGAAAGTCATTTTCACCAAATATATCCCTGCACAGGAGATTCCTTATTATTATTTGATGGCTGATGTGTTTGTATGCAGTTCCCAGTGGAACGAGCCTGCGGGAAGAATTCATTATGAAGCAATGGCAGCGGGAGTTCCTATCATCACCACACATCGGGGAGGAATACCGGAAATCATTAAGGATGGTTACAATGGCTTAGTACTCCGTGATTTTCAAAATCCAAAGGCCTTTGCAAAAGCAATTGATTTAGTACTTTCCCGTCCTGAGGAAGCGGATCGGCTTAGCTGGAATGGAAGAGCAACCGTGGAGAGCCACTTCCAATATGCCCAAACGGCAGAACAATGGGAGGAGATTTATACAAATATCGTTAGAAAGGGAGAGAACATTGGATAA
- a CDS encoding glycosyltransferase family 8 protein, which translates to MEKLHIVTVTNDKFAKHLAVMLYSLLENKVSQNPVQIYTIYGKLSSENKSRLNKALKRFNVKIKFLTVNPELYKGFKVGRYLTSETYYRFSIPDLLDKNVDKVLYLDCDMIVRDDVTWMWELDLSKHVLAAVENPGQTHRFNKLSIPLTSSYFNAGMLFINLKKWREQDITKKVFQFTNDNQAIIKLPSQDPLNAVLHDKWLKLDPKWNFQVSRYGHLEIKPAIIHYTTRRKPWNDNPPFKEEYNKFARKVIWK; encoded by the coding sequence ATGGAAAAATTGCATATTGTGACCGTAACCAACGATAAATTCGCTAAGCATTTAGCCGTTATGCTCTACTCTCTTTTGGAGAATAAGGTTTCCCAAAACCCTGTCCAAATTTATACCATCTACGGCAAGCTCTCTAGCGAGAATAAGAGCCGGCTCAACAAGGCGCTAAAGAGGTTTAATGTAAAGATCAAGTTTCTCACTGTGAACCCGGAACTTTATAAAGGTTTTAAGGTGGGAAGGTATCTGACAAGCGAAACGTACTATCGATTCTCGATTCCCGATCTTTTGGACAAGAACGTCGATAAGGTCCTCTACCTGGACTGTGATATGATCGTCAGAGATGACGTGACCTGGATGTGGGAACTAGATCTATCGAAGCATGTATTAGCGGCAGTTGAGAACCCTGGGCAGACCCATCGTTTCAATAAGCTCTCTATCCCCCTCACCTCGAGCTATTTCAATGCCGGGATGCTGTTCATCAATCTGAAGAAATGGAGGGAGCAAGATATCACCAAAAAGGTGTTCCAATTTACGAATGATAACCAAGCGATTATCAAGTTACCATCACAAGACCCTCTTAACGCGGTTCTTCATGACAAATGGCTTAAACTCGATCCCAAGTGGAATTTTCAAGTATCCCGCTACGGCCACCTCGAGATCAAACCGGCAATCATTCATTACACCACGCGGAGAAAGCCTTGGAACGACAATCCTCCGTTTAAGGAAGAGTACAACAAGTTTGCTCGGAAAGTTATTTGGAAGTGA
- a CDS encoding glycosyltransferase has protein sequence MDNSLFHGFKERNHMSRQAYYRIVIPHLLDKSIKKALYLDCDIIVKEDIRKLWNINIFWQRSRRLFRELTMFLIVSCNDRRIRMALIFV, from the coding sequence GTGGACAACTCTCTGTTCCATGGTTTCAAAGAAAGGAATCATATGAGCAGACAGGCCTATTACCGAATTGTTATTCCTCATTTGTTAGATAAAAGCATAAAAAAAGCACTATACCTGGACTGTGACATTATCGTTAAAGAAGATATCCGTAAATTATGGAATATCAATATTTTTTGGCAGCGGTCGAGAAGGCTTTTTCGAGAATTGACCATGTTTCTTATTGTTAGCTGCAACGATCGCCGTATCAGAATGGCACTGATTTTTGTTTAA
- a CDS encoding NAD-dependent epimerase/dehydratase family protein, whose product MNTKVLVTGGAGFIGSHLVDTLLGTVFKFL is encoded by the coding sequence ATGAATACAAAAGTGCTGGTTACAGGCGGAGCCGGTTTTATCGGCAGTCATTTGGTCGACACGCTCCTGGGGACGGTTTTCAAGTTCTTGTGA
- a CDS encoding glycosyltransferase family 4 protein, with the protein MKLRWSYRVIPLFEAHEFWLAYYYSMSDIFVCPSQWLEPLARVNYEAMAAGIPIVTSNRGGNPEVIIHGKNGLVVDQYDQPKAFAKAINKLLEDKKLRVKMGNLNRKLIRERYNFEKYALNISNLYMKILASK; encoded by the coding sequence TTGAAATTACGTTGGTCTTATCGAGTAATTCCTCTATTTGAGGCTCATGAATTCTGGCTAGCATACTATTATTCAATGAGTGATATTTTTGTCTGTCCATCCCAATGGCTAGAGCCGTTAGCCAGGGTTAATTATGAAGCAATGGCTGCGGGCATACCGATTGTGACTTCAAATCGGGGAGGAAATCCGGAGGTCATTATACATGGTAAGAACGGTTTGGTCGTTGATCAATATGACCAACCTAAAGCTTTTGCCAAAGCTATCAATAAGCTGTTAGAAGATAAAAAGCTGCGTGTAAAAATGGGGAACTTGAATAGAAAACTGATAAGGGAAAGATATAATTTTGAGAAATATGCACTTAACATATCAAATTTGTATATGAAAATATTAGCCTCAAAATGA
- a CDS encoding glycosyltransferase family 8 protein, with protein sequence MTNLNSIHIVTATNDKYAKHLGVMLNSLLENKAEKADIQIHIIDGKISSSNKSNLRRVVNKFKLKVNFLTVDYSLFNGFKVKKNHLSKETYYRIVIPDLMDKSIKKVLYLDCDLIVKEDISKLWNTKIDHYHLAAVEKATLKDSERKALEIPKGSSYFNAGVLLMNLEKWRDQKISSKVLQYINDNSKKIKYCSQDPLNAILHNKWIKLDPKWNYTTRHFKIMPNIKPAIIHFTGQDKPWNKGHPLQHEYYKYLHTTSWK encoded by the coding sequence GTGACAAATTTGAACTCTATCCATATTGTAACGGCAACCAATGATAAGTATGCTAAGCATTTAGGCGTCATGTTGAATTCCTTGTTGGAAAATAAAGCTGAAAAAGCTGATATACAAATTCATATCATTGATGGGAAAATCTCTAGCAGCAACAAGTCGAATCTAAGAAGAGTTGTAAACAAATTCAAATTGAAAGTCAATTTTCTTACAGTTGACTATTCTTTATTCAATGGTTTTAAGGTAAAGAAGAACCATCTCAGCAAGGAAACTTATTATCGAATTGTTATTCCTGATTTAATGGATAAATCGATTAAGAAAGTACTCTATCTAGACTGCGATCTTATTGTCAAAGAAGACATTTCTAAATTATGGAACACGAAAATAGATCATTACCATCTAGCTGCAGTGGAAAAAGCGACGTTAAAAGATTCTGAAAGAAAGGCTCTCGAAATTCCAAAAGGCTCCAGTTACTTTAATGCCGGGGTTTTATTAATGAATTTAGAGAAATGGAGAGATCAAAAAATTTCTAGTAAAGTACTCCAATATATTAACGATAATTCTAAGAAGATTAAATATTGCAGTCAGGATCCATTAAATGCCATTCTCCATAATAAATGGATCAAATTAGATCCTAAATGGAATTATACAACCCGCCATTTCAAAATTATGCCCAATATCAAGCCAGCCATTATTCATTTTACCGGTCAAGACAAACCTTGGAACAAAGGTCATCCGCTTCAACATGAGTATTATAAATATTTGCACACCACTTCATGGAAATAA
- a CDS encoding transposase: protein MRRRPILKSLWDQFDFSLLLAQSGIMKRSGAPSWLLCFLYVIGLAAGCPSVVQMADMADKDALLKAMFKPWKLAQYTLSRFFTTSFTWRTFGKKRVARLQEDPDTCLREGDAINLDDSLVAHPYAKMLPFLCWLYDHAKKINVWGMNLVVLQAVLRNGLEYPLFYSIWRKDEVESEELTKYDLARQMLLMLRESVTCRLWIAMDRGYICKDFFVFLMTHHFDWVTKAKRNTALFQRVIEPGTRRERFVPVTPIMLIKVVFKDLLKLGSTGLVCIAIPDIYMKLPHTTLNRKGKQVVKQKYVPVAAVVATRLKEDEESTAASKNDNENETPATYKGAYLLISNRHDIPLKAVGTYVKRWRIEVFFRTAKQELALEQCHSTTEAHQHGHLELLFATETLLSYALWQLNKEKTSDDEGYTHGEMVRASSTLVVRSAQKTTKAFSESMLILTTSAAICKTF, encoded by the coding sequence ATGCGCCGGAGACCCATCTTAAAGTCATTATGGGATCAATTTGATTTCTCTTTGCTTCTCGCTCAATCCGGCATCATGAAACGTAGCGGTGCTCCCTCATGGTTGCTCTGTTTTCTCTATGTGATTGGGCTGGCCGCTGGCTGTCCTTCAGTAGTTCAAATGGCTGACATGGCGGATAAAGATGCGTTATTGAAGGCCATGTTCAAGCCATGGAAGCTCGCGCAGTATACGCTTAGTCGTTTCTTCACCACGTCTTTCACTTGGCGGACGTTCGGTAAGAAGCGAGTAGCGCGCCTTCAAGAAGACCCGGATACTTGCTTGCGTGAGGGGGATGCGATTAATCTGGATGATTCCCTTGTTGCTCATCCTTATGCCAAGATGCTTCCGTTTCTTTGCTGGCTCTACGACCATGCCAAAAAAATAAACGTGTGGGGCATGAACCTGGTTGTGCTACAGGCCGTGCTCCGCAATGGATTAGAGTATCCTTTATTTTACTCCATCTGGCGCAAGGATGAAGTAGAGAGCGAAGAATTGACTAAATACGACCTCGCTCGCCAGATGCTGCTGATGCTCCGTGAATCGGTGACATGCCGCCTATGGATCGCGATGGATCGAGGTTACATTTGCAAAGATTTTTTTGTATTTCTGATGACCCATCATTTCGATTGGGTGACGAAGGCGAAGCGAAACACGGCGCTGTTTCAGCGTGTCATCGAACCCGGAACACGCAGAGAGCGGTTTGTTCCCGTTACGCCCATCATGCTCATTAAAGTGGTCTTCAAGGACTTGTTGAAGTTGGGCTCCACGGGTCTTGTCTGCATAGCCATACCCGACATTTACATGAAATTACCTCATACGACGTTGAACCGTAAGGGGAAGCAAGTGGTTAAGCAAAAATATGTTCCTGTTGCTGCCGTTGTTGCCACGCGTCTAAAAGAAGATGAAGAATCCACTGCTGCCAGCAAGAATGATAATGAAAATGAGACGCCGGCCACTTACAAAGGGGCTTATCTTCTCATTAGCAACCGTCACGATATCCCTTTGAAAGCAGTGGGAACGTATGTGAAACGCTGGCGCATCGAGGTCTTCTTTCGAACGGCCAAACAAGAACTTGCCTTGGAACAGTGCCATTCCACAACCGAAGCGCATCAACATGGACATCTGGAATTATTGTTTGCTACAGAAACACTGCTCTCGTACGCACTCTGGCAGTTAAACAAAGAAAAAACGAGTGATGATGAAGGCTACACCCACGGCGAAATGGTTCGTGCCTCTTCCACACTCGTTGTCAGGTCCGCACAAAAAACCACAAAGGCATTCAGCGAATCTATGTTGATTTTGACCACAAGCGCAGCAATTTGCAAGACTTTTTGA